The Psychrobacillus sp. FSL K6-4046 DNA window CCTCTTTTGTTTTTGAACGATAGGTCGATATATAAGGGGCGCTTGTAAATAACTGTTGCTTATCTGCGACACTGGTGAAGTCTAGTGCAACAGACTTTTCCCAGATTTCATAGCTATTAGGTCCATTCCATTCTGATAAGATAATATAAGTATCTGATTTTAAAGGTTTTAAAACGCGTAAAGCTATGAAGCCTGGTTCAGATTCAACAGTTGGAGAAAGGTTTGTATATTGATGTTCAAATATTGGTTTACCTTCATCTGATACGGGGATGTGGTGAAGGACAAAGTATCCATTCTCATTAAAACTGCCGCGAGATTCTAAAATTTCATAAATACGAGGGACTTGAAAGACGGATTTACCAGTCGTTTCATGAATGAGAACTGAATTTCCTGTTCCATGTAAAATGTATATATTTTCATTGGGGTGTTTATCTTTTATGGACTGCATAAACTCAGGTGTTCCGGACGTCATATATAATTTCATTAAACTTCCTCCAGTATAATTTATATTTTGTATTTATATTTTCCCCTAATTTGCAAATTTAAAAACAACCTTTTTTC harbors:
- a CDS encoding antibiotic biosynthesis monooxygenase, with translation MKLYMTSGTPEFMQSIKDKHPNENIYILHGTGNSVLIHETTGKSVFQVPRIYEILESRGSFNENGYFVLHHIPVSDEGKPIFEHQYTNLSPTVESEPGFIALRVLKPLKSDTYIILSEWNGPNSYEIWEKSVALDFTSVADKQQLFTSAPYISTYRSKTKEE